The genome window AAGTTTCATGATTCCTCAGAGTTTTTGGTTTTCTAAGAAAAATTTTCGGCTGTTTTAAGGCTTTGATGGCCCTTAGCCTTCGTAGCTTGCGCTGCATCCTTGAACAAAACGGAATTCATCCGCTTTAGTGAGTCCTGATGCATCTCCCATTCAGCCACGCCTAGTTCTGTTTCGGGCAAGTTTGGCCTGTCAAAGTGATTGAATTCATCCTGACCACGAGCCCGTAGGGCAAAGGTACGTCCCCCGTTTTGCTTGACATGAGTTGGGATGAAACGCATTGCAAAGCCAATTCTCGAAGTGTTAGTAGAGTTGGGTTTTGAACCATTAAAGATGCTGACATGATGAAGGCTCATTTGTCCTGCTTCCAAGTCTATTGCCTCTGTTTTTTCGCTAGAAATATCCACCGCAACCTGTTGCCCACGGCTGAGCATATTATCATCACCAAAAGTACCATGATGGGACACTTGGCCTCTGAGGTGGCTCCCGGGAACAACCCACATACAGCCATTCTCCAGATTACTGGGAGTAAAAGCCAACCAAGCGGTGACGATCTCAGGCGGTTCCAAGCCCCAATAGGTACTATCCTGATGCCATGAGACGAAAGAATTCGTCTTGGGGCTCTTAATAAAAAAACTAGCTGACCAAAGGAGAAGATTTCTTCCCAAAACCTGCTCAACAGCATCCAGAATTTGTTCTCTTTGAATTACTTCACAAAGGCTTGGAAACAGGAGGTGAGTATTGGTTCCAAAGGCCCTTGCAGCTTTTTCAGGTTCCTCACGCTGAAATCTAATGATTTGCTCTGCCAAAGCGGCAGCCTCGGAGGAATTCATGACCGGGATTGGACAGGCAAATCCGT of SAR324 cluster bacterium contains these proteins:
- a CDS encoding phytanoyl-CoA dioxygenase family protein, producing MFPISEFEQNGFACPIPVMNSSEAAALAEQIIRFQREEPEKAARAFGTNTHLLFPSLCEVIQREQILDAVEQVLGRNLLLWSASFFIKSPKTNSFVSWHQDSTYWGLEPPEIVTAWLAFTPSNLENGCMWVVPGSHLRGQVSHHGTFGDDNMLSRGQQVAVDISSEKTEAIDLEAGQMSLHHVSIFNGSKPNSTNTSRIGFAMRFIPTHVKQNGGRTFALRARGQDEFNHFDRPNLPETELGVAEWEMHQDSLKRMNSVLFKDAAQATKAKGHQSLKTAENFS